In a genomic window of Infirmifilum sp. NZ:
- a CDS encoding ATP cone domain-containing protein: MGIVVVKRDGTREEFAVEKIVVSCLKAGAPLEVARKIGKIVEGDLLRRKVSEITTKELMKEVLTLLKEENEEWYRNWIVFDKAVKRRASDKEVE, encoded by the coding sequence GTGGGAATCGTAGTAGTTAAGAGGGATGGGACTCGCGAGGAGTTCGCCGTCGAGAAAATAGTCGTGAGCTGCCTGAAGGCCGGAGCACCGCTTGAAGTGGCGCGGAAAATAGGAAAAATTGTCGAGGGCGACCTTCTGAGGCGAAAGGTCAGCGAGATCACGACGAAGGAGCTCATGAAGGAGGTACTCACGCTGCTGAAAGAGGAGAACGAGGAATGGTACAGGAACTGGATAGTTTTCGACAAGGCCGTCAAGAGGAGGGCCTCAGATAAGGAGGTTGAGTGA
- a CDS encoding Mth938-like domain-containing protein, with translation MIEGYSFGRIKVLGKVYHRDVILGNEGVIVENWWRREGHLLSLEDIQGTLEQYKPNVLVVGAGSAGALKVHRSVLDYCAKNGIRVIVEKTGKAVETFNELVSKGERVVGAFHLTC, from the coding sequence GTGATCGAAGGTTACTCCTTCGGGAGGATCAAAGTGCTAGGGAAAGTTTACCATCGAGACGTAATCCTCGGCAACGAAGGGGTAATAGTTGAGAACTGGTGGAGGAGGGAGGGCCACCTACTGTCCCTAGAGGACATACAGGGCACTTTAGAGCAGTACAAGCCTAACGTGCTCGTCGTCGGCGCCGGGTCCGCTGGAGCCCTGAAGGTTCACCGGAGCGTTCTCGACTACTGCGCAAAAAACGGCATCAGGGTTATCGTGGAGAAGACGGGGAAAGCCGTTGAGACGTTCAACGAGCTTGTCTCCAAAGGGGAGAGAGTGGTGGGGGCTTTCCACCTGACCTGCTGA
- a CDS encoding transposase → MADPRDSRVTVEGFRVLRFRAELPEELREFIERVYQPRASMRYWQRLLGLDGEELEDVWKQVPWSYRKAFEDIAALRMPKRRSYVRFPLMSWTLKDHGADLRGNELVVRVYRRAYSIPLPERGLGWLRMQEEACRESGGRLTRYVAIKGEGEINLVLHCSHSLGMEELLEGLEVIAVVDINSSHGFYLFAYDLRSGGFRIRRFKIPKVNWRRIKELQRAAAKSRKPGAWATARCAQRKAYRRRRAALLNAVAKIAGELKGRRAIVFVDVPFDESLRGNGLQRTLRSFAKKLENALGFHGVLAIERTLPSKRCPLCGSRLEKAERRGETRVMKCTGCGRAFERDSVPVLHALKLFIEESEVEELAEKLVRHYRLSSQKKQSN, encoded by the coding sequence GTGGCTGACCCCCGTGATAGCAGGGTAACTGTTGAAGGCTTCAGGGTGCTGAGGTTCAGGGCTGAGCTGCCGGAGGAGCTGAGGGAGTTCATCGAGAGAGTCTACCAGCCGAGAGCATCGATGCGCTACTGGCAGAGGCTGCTCGGTCTCGACGGCGAGGAGCTCGAAGACGTTTGGAAGCAGGTTCCCTGGAGCTACAGGAAGGCTTTCGAGGACATTGCGGCACTGAGGATGCCGAAGAGGAGGAGCTACGTAAGGTTTCCATTGATGTCGTGGACGCTGAAGGATCATGGAGCAGACCTTCGGGGAAATGAGCTGGTCGTCAGGGTTTACAGGAGAGCCTACAGTATTCCGTTGCCTGAGCGCGGCTTAGGGTGGCTTCGCATGCAGGAGGAGGCTTGCAGGGAGTCTGGAGGGAGGCTGACGAGGTACGTCGCCATCAAGGGAGAGGGAGAGATAAACCTCGTGCTCCACTGCTCGCACAGCCTGGGCATGGAGGAGCTGCTCGAGGGCTTGGAAGTAATCGCGGTCGTAGATATAAACAGCAGCCACGGCTTCTACCTCTTCGCGTACGACCTGCGGAGCGGCGGCTTCAGGATCCGCAGGTTCAAGATACCAAAGGTGAACTGGAGGAGGATAAAGGAGCTGCAACGAGCCGCGGCTAAGTCCAGGAAGCCGGGCGCATGGGCCACCGCGAGGTGCGCGCAGAGGAAGGCTTACAGGCGCCGCAGGGCCGCATTGCTGAACGCCGTCGCAAAGATAGCGGGGGAGCTTAAGGGTAGAAGGGCTATAGTCTTCGTGGACGTCCCATTCGACGAGTCTTTGAGGGGCAACGGCCTGCAGAGAACTCTGCGCAGCTTCGCAAAGAAATTGGAGAACGCACTCGGATTCCATGGAGTACTGGCGATCGAGAGGACGCTGCCCTCGAAGCGCTGCCCCCTCTGCGGGAGCAGGCTCGAGAAGGCAGAGAGGAGAGGTGAAACAAGGGTTATGAAGTGCACGGGCTGCGGCAGAGCCTTCGAGAGGGACAGCGTTCCAGTGTTGCACGCACTAAAGCTATTCATAGAGGAAAGCGAGGTCGAGGAGCTCGCTGAAAAGTTAGTGAGGCACTACCGCTTAAGTAGCCAGAAAAAGCAGAGCAACTAG
- a CDS encoding plasma-membrane proton-efflux P-type ATPase: MSHRTLYFESLTVEETLRILNTSPEGLSNEEAERRLAEVGPNEVMEKRENPVLEYLKRYWGPLPWLMEATAVLSYLTGRVLEAWIMAGLLALNATLGHFHARSSRKAVEALKRSLSIRVSVLRDGRWVEKDARELVPGDVIFLRLGSIVPADAKIMEGNVLVDQSALTGESLPVEKRKGDVLFSGSVIKRGEAKCVVVNTGSRTYFGRTVELVKSAKSRSLQEDTVLAVTRYMVAFGLFSLAVAGAVGVFEKWGFVDLASLAVVFLMSSVPVALPAVLTILQAYGALELSRRGALVTRLSASEDLAAVDVACFDKTGTITLNKLRVVRVDALGIEESRVVEYALYATREESLDPLNLAVIEYAKGIGLERGRLKLLRFIPFDPSLKRSEAFVEEEGRVLRIALGEPRTVFQLCSRTESEERFLEEKLADAAKRGYRTLAVAVGEEGGESLRLVGLIHLIDPPRPEARELISALKKLGVRPVMLTGDNEAVAREVARSVGLGENVVSVRKLERGVDIEELDGLAEVFPEDKFNVVRKFQERGHVVAVTGDGVNDAPALSQAEVGIAVENATDAAKSAASIVLVKPGLSVIVDAVKISRVIHERAVTWVVNKVVKTVQVIGVVLIAMVWLRKMALTPLDMALLLLANDFLTMSIATDNQYPSQRPARWNLRGVMVLSLPLAVFYLVPATAVLWLSYFRFGLDWHASRSLLLLALVYMSQFRILQVRERRFFWSSKPCRELALSMILTSLIFTLLALTGLVIARLTVEEAAYAFALSASVLVSDPLKVKLAKRLF; this comes from the coding sequence GTGTCTCACCGCACCCTTTATTTCGAGAGCCTTACCGTTGAGGAGACGCTGAGAATTCTCAACACATCCCCTGAGGGGCTCAGCAACGAGGAGGCGGAGAGGAGGCTGGCTGAAGTGGGTCCCAACGAGGTCATGGAAAAGAGGGAGAACCCTGTGCTCGAGTATCTGAAGAGGTACTGGGGGCCTCTCCCGTGGCTCATGGAGGCGACGGCTGTTCTCTCGTACTTGACGGGCAGAGTTCTCGAGGCCTGGATAATGGCCGGGTTGCTCGCGCTTAACGCCACGCTTGGGCACTTCCACGCGAGGTCGAGCAGGAAGGCTGTGGAGGCCCTGAAGAGGAGTCTGAGTATAAGGGTTAGCGTCCTGCGCGATGGCAGGTGGGTTGAGAAGGACGCCAGGGAGCTGGTCCCAGGTGACGTGATCTTTCTACGCCTCGGGAGCATTGTGCCTGCGGACGCTAAGATCATGGAGGGGAACGTTCTAGTGGATCAGTCCGCCCTGACGGGCGAAAGCCTTCCGGTTGAGAAAAGGAAAGGAGACGTGCTCTTCTCGGGCTCGGTCATCAAGCGGGGTGAGGCGAAGTGCGTAGTCGTGAACACTGGAAGCAGGACGTACTTTGGCAGAACAGTAGAGCTGGTGAAGTCCGCCAAGTCGAGGTCGCTCCAGGAGGATACTGTTCTGGCTGTCACCCGCTACATGGTGGCTTTCGGCCTCTTTAGCCTAGCGGTGGCGGGCGCGGTAGGAGTGTTCGAGAAGTGGGGGTTTGTAGACCTTGCAAGCCTGGCTGTGGTGTTCCTCATGTCCTCCGTTCCGGTGGCTCTCCCGGCTGTCCTCACGATCCTTCAAGCGTACGGCGCCTTGGAGCTTTCAAGGCGAGGAGCCTTAGTGACGAGGCTCAGCGCCTCCGAGGATCTCGCCGCGGTGGATGTCGCATGCTTCGACAAGACGGGTACGATCACCCTAAACAAGCTCCGCGTCGTCCGTGTGGATGCACTGGGCATTGAGGAGAGCAGGGTGGTCGAGTACGCTTTGTACGCAACGCGGGAAGAGTCCCTTGACCCCTTGAACCTTGCAGTTATTGAGTATGCTAAAGGCATCGGCTTGGAGAGGGGCAGACTCAAGCTTCTGCGCTTCATCCCGTTTGACCCGTCCCTGAAGAGGAGCGAGGCCTTCGTCGAGGAGGAGGGTCGGGTTCTGCGGATAGCTCTAGGAGAGCCTAGGACTGTTTTTCAGCTGTGCTCGAGAACCGAGAGCGAGGAGAGGTTCCTTGAGGAGAAGCTGGCCGACGCTGCGAAACGGGGGTACAGGACGCTGGCTGTGGCGGTTGGGGAAGAAGGGGGTGAAAGTTTGAGACTGGTCGGCTTAATACACTTGATCGATCCTCCACGGCCTGAGGCTAGGGAGCTGATAAGCGCGCTGAAAAAGCTTGGAGTACGCCCAGTGATGCTGACCGGTGATAACGAAGCTGTCGCGCGTGAAGTAGCGAGGAGCGTAGGCCTCGGTGAGAACGTTGTCTCTGTGCGCAAGCTGGAGAGGGGAGTTGATATTGAAGAGCTCGACGGCCTTGCGGAGGTCTTTCCTGAGGACAAGTTTAACGTTGTCAGGAAGTTCCAGGAGAGGGGCCATGTGGTGGCCGTGACGGGAGATGGGGTCAACGACGCGCCCGCCCTGAGCCAGGCTGAGGTGGGGATCGCTGTTGAGAACGCCACGGATGCGGCGAAAAGCGCCGCGAGCATAGTCCTCGTGAAACCTGGGTTGTCGGTGATCGTAGACGCTGTGAAGATCAGCAGGGTTATCCACGAGAGGGCTGTAACGTGGGTTGTAAACAAGGTTGTTAAAACCGTCCAAGTTATAGGCGTCGTGCTCATAGCCATGGTGTGGCTCAGAAAGATGGCGCTCACGCCGCTCGATATGGCTTTGCTGCTGCTGGCCAACGACTTCCTCACCATGTCTATAGCAACCGACAACCAATACCCGTCTCAGAGGCCCGCAAGGTGGAACCTCCGGGGCGTTATGGTGCTATCTCTTCCCCTTGCAGTATTCTACCTGGTTCCCGCAACCGCTGTGTTGTGGCTATCCTACTTCCGCTTCGGCCTCGACTGGCACGCTTCGCGTAGCCTGCTCCTCCTGGCACTGGTCTACATGAGCCAGTTCAGGATCCTCCAAGTGAGAGAGAGGAGGTTCTTCTGGAGCTCTAAGCCGTGCCGCGAGCTGGCTTTGTCGATGATACTGACCAGCCTGATTTTCACCCTCCTAGCTCTAACGGGGCTCGTGATAGCGAGGCTCACAGTGGAAGAAGCGGCCTACGCGTTCGCGCTCTCCGCTTCTGTGCTTGTTTCCGACCCCTTGAAGGTCAAGCTTGCGAAAAGGCTTTTTTAA
- a CDS encoding DUF4870 domain-containing protein, translated as MANTTLGLDEKVEAALSYLLFFVSGIIILILEQKSSFVRFHAAQSTVTFIVLYLLYHFAAFFPGRWILTPLISALFVILWIVGMVKAYSGELYKFPLLGDIAETLVGKLR; from the coding sequence ATGGCGAACACGACGCTTGGGCTCGACGAGAAGGTTGAAGCCGCTCTCTCCTACCTGCTGTTCTTCGTCTCCGGAATCATCATACTCATCCTCGAGCAGAAGAGCTCCTTCGTCCGCTTCCACGCCGCTCAGTCAACAGTCACCTTCATAGTCCTCTACCTACTCTACCACTTCGCGGCGTTCTTTCCCGGGAGGTGGATCCTAACCCCGCTCATCTCCGCCCTCTTCGTAATCCTGTGGATCGTCGGCATGGTTAAGGCCTACAGCGGGGAGCTCTACAAGTTCCCGCTACTGGGAGACATCGCCGAGACGCTGGTTGGGAAGCTTCGATAA
- a CDS encoding corrinoid protein has translation MPGEKSGAAQKLFKAVVDGDEELSREATRELLGEGWDPRSIITEVLVPAMRKVGELYERGEYFIPELVMSAEAFRAAMDLLRPHFKGSGAPVKAVAVFGTVRGDIHELGKNLAVAVFEAEGFQVVDLGVDVPPERFADAVVEHNARIVGMSALMTTTMLEQRSVIEELKRRGLRDKVIVIAGGAPVTEEWVKEIGADVWGRDAFEAVRIVKKMLGVE, from the coding sequence ATGCCGGGAGAGAAGTCCGGGGCGGCGCAAAAGCTCTTCAAAGCCGTCGTAGATGGAGACGAAGAGCTTTCGCGCGAAGCGACGAGGGAACTACTCGGCGAGGGCTGGGATCCCCGTAGCATCATCACGGAGGTGCTCGTGCCCGCGATGCGCAAGGTCGGCGAGCTCTACGAGCGGGGCGAGTACTTCATACCCGAGCTGGTCATGTCAGCGGAGGCTTTCAGGGCAGCGATGGATCTTCTAAGGCCCCACTTCAAGGGGTCAGGCGCGCCCGTGAAAGCCGTAGCGGTCTTCGGAACCGTTAGGGGCGACATCCACGAGCTGGGCAAGAACCTCGCAGTGGCGGTCTTCGAGGCCGAGGGCTTCCAGGTAGTGGACCTCGGGGTCGACGTGCCCCCGGAGAGGTTCGCCGACGCCGTGGTCGAGCACAACGCCAGGATAGTGGGTATGAGCGCCCTCATGACCACCACGATGCTCGAGCAGAGGAGCGTTATCGAGGAGCTGAAGAGGAGGGGTCTGCGCGACAAGGTCATCGTGATAGCCGGGGGAGCGCCGGTGACGGAGGAGTGGGTTAAGGAGATCGGCGCCGACGTCTGGGGCCGTGACGCCTTCGAGGCGGTTCGAATCGTGAAGAAAATGCTCGGGGTTGAGTAG
- a CDS encoding type II toxin-antitoxin system VapC family toxin, whose translation MAEEVREVIVDTYALLAMVFDEVGARARDILEEIRWGRVKGLLPVTVAYEYVLHWLRGRIPAFKSSIEVLTYLRSYFKVVNLSLEEYVQAARVKVRGDALLERAEDESLRSRRLSIVDSTVIALALGRKVPILTGDRDLAYVALKEGVEVIW comes from the coding sequence TTGGCGGAGGAGGTTAGAGAGGTAATTGTAGATACCTACGCATTGCTAGCGATGGTGTTTGATGAGGTTGGTGCTAGGGCCAGAGACATTCTCGAAGAGATACGCTGGGGGCGAGTTAAAGGGCTACTCCCTGTCACAGTTGCTTACGAGTACGTGCTACACTGGCTGAGGGGGAGGATTCCTGCATTTAAGAGCTCGATTGAAGTGTTAACGTACCTTAGAAGCTATTTTAAAGTTGTGAACCTTTCTCTGGAGGAGTATGTGCAGGCGGCAAGAGTGAAGGTAAGAGGTGATGCGCTTCTGGAAAGGGCTGAAGATGAGAGTCTTCGGTCAAGAAGGCTCAGCATAGTGGATTCAACAGTAATAGCTCTAGCCCTCGGGAGGAAGGTGCCGATACTTACTGGCGACAGAGACTTAGCATACGTTGCATTGAAAGAGGGAGTGGAAGTAATCTGGTAG
- a CDS encoding AbrB/MazE/SpoVT family DNA-binding domain-containing protein: MAVTRVYRKGIIVLPKDIRERAGVEEGMLLEVSVEEGKIVLKPIDLWDKVWGCGKGRGSAEEAERELDAEEEEYWRRRLER, from the coding sequence GTGGCTGTAACTAGGGTTTACAGAAAAGGCATTATAGTTCTTCCTAAGGATATTAGGGAGAGGGCCGGGGTAGAAGAAGGCATGTTACTTGAGGTTTCCGTTGAAGAGGGGAAGATCGTCTTAAAGCCGATTGACCTTTGGGACAAAGTGTGGGGTTGTGGCAAAGGCAGGGGGTCGGCAGAGGAGGCGGAGAGGGAGCTTGACGCCGAGGAGGAAGAATATTGGCGGAGGAGGTTAGAGAGGTAA
- a CDS encoding nitroreductase family protein, translated as MAVDLLLSRRSIRVFQDRDVPEDLVRRAVEIARHAPSSRNRQPWRVIAVKDRRILKELAGVTPGARPLASAPLALCVVVRPEVSPTTYLLDGAIFTTYLWLALHALGLGAVWINTLRWPRYSEILTIPPDEVLVAALAVGYPAEHPPPRPRKSVEEILTWL; from the coding sequence GTGGCTGTGGATCTGCTACTATCCCGCAGAAGTATAAGGGTTTTCCAGGACAGGGACGTACCGGAGGACCTAGTCCGCAGGGCTGTTGAAATCGCAAGGCACGCTCCGAGCTCTAGGAATCGCCAACCCTGGCGCGTGATTGCAGTCAAAGACCGCCGCATTCTCAAAGAGCTTGCAGGCGTAACGCCTGGCGCGAGGCCGCTCGCCTCAGCCCCTCTAGCTCTGTGCGTCGTGGTGAGGCCTGAGGTGAGCCCGACCACCTACTTGCTGGACGGCGCCATATTCACCACCTACCTGTGGCTCGCTCTGCACGCCCTCGGGCTTGGAGCTGTCTGGATAAACACCCTCCGGTGGCCCAGGTACTCCGAGATCCTCACCATCCCGCCTGACGAGGTCCTTGTGGCGGCGCTGGCCGTCGGCTACCCTGCGGAGCATCCGCCGCCTAGACCCCGGAAGAGCGTTGAAGAAATATTAACGTGGTTATAA
- a CDS encoding ABC transporter ATP-binding protein produces the protein MVGVRLENVEKYLTGVKILDNISFEVKDKEFFTLIGPSGCGKTTTLRIIAGLLKPDKGNVYFDGRLMNDVPPEKRNITMVFQNFALMPHMTVFDNIAFGLKMRGWSQEDIKRRVREVMELLRIEGLENKKPHQLSGGQQQRVGVARALAPNPDVILFDEPLSNVDAVLREQLRFEIRDLMKKLGITSIYVTHDQAEALVVSDRLAIMSKGRIIQIGTPDEIYRRPANTFVAGFLGVVNLIKGRVVSRTPEGYFEFQTSEGARLLARESLIAVGGEGFAVIRPEHIQLEPSAPRHNVFEAIIVRKTFLGSTVDVRLSVANLGELRTFVKTGSAEAEKQILTVYINPDDVIIVPEATT, from the coding sequence GGAAAACGTGGAAAAGTACTTGACTGGTGTGAAAATACTCGACAACATCTCCTTCGAGGTTAAAGACAAGGAGTTCTTCACACTGATAGGACCCTCTGGTTGCGGGAAGACTACAACCCTAAGGATAATCGCTGGCCTCCTGAAGCCTGACAAGGGTAACGTTTACTTCGACGGCCGGCTGATGAACGACGTCCCGCCCGAGAAGAGAAACATCACGATGGTTTTCCAGAACTTCGCGCTGATGCCCCACATGACGGTATTCGACAACATAGCTTTCGGGCTTAAGATGCGCGGGTGGAGCCAGGAGGACATCAAGAGGAGAGTTAGAGAGGTCATGGAGCTACTCAGAATCGAGGGGCTCGAGAACAAGAAGCCGCACCAGCTCAGCGGCGGTCAGCAACAGCGCGTGGGAGTGGCTCGAGCTCTCGCCCCCAACCCCGACGTGATACTTTTCGATGAGCCTTTGAGCAACGTAGACGCAGTGCTAAGGGAGCAGCTCCGGTTCGAGATAAGAGACCTGATGAAGAAGCTGGGGATAACAAGCATATACGTCACACACGACCAGGCTGAGGCACTCGTCGTCTCCGACAGGCTAGCCATAATGAGTAAAGGACGGATCATACAGATCGGAACCCCAGACGAGATATACCGCAGGCCGGCTAACACGTTCGTGGCTGGGTTCCTCGGAGTTGTAAACCTGATTAAGGGCAGAGTTGTCAGCCGCACTCCTGAAGGCTACTTCGAGTTCCAGACCAGCGAAGGCGCCAGGCTCCTGGCGCGCGAGTCCCTGATAGCTGTGGGAGGTGAGGGCTTCGCCGTGATAAGGCCAGAGCACATCCAGTTGGAACCATCTGCTCCGAGGCACAACGTCTTTGAAGCAATAATAGTGCGGAAGACGTTCTTGGGCTCAACCGTCGACGTCAGGCTGAGCGTAGCGAACTTAGGAGAGCTCAGGACTTTCGTTAAGACGGGGAGCGCCGAAGCTGAAAAACAAATACTCACCGTTTACATAAACCCGGACGACGTGATCATAGTACCTGAAGCTACAACATAG
- a CDS encoding DNA-3-methyladenine glycosylase: protein MTEHGVLPQSFYARRPDAVALELLGKMLVRVLGGVTMRGVITETEAYFGPEDPASRARHRRGRLTEAMKGPAGYTLVYGIHRQWLLNVVAHAEGEAGAVLIRSIKTEFGEVRGPGRVTRYMMIDKSMHQQPVFSPSSPLQVQTYKVLPDDCVERKKRIGVSRDLDTPLNFSVKKDCKAML, encoded by the coding sequence GTGACAGAGCACGGGGTCCTTCCTCAGTCCTTTTACGCCAGGAGGCCTGACGCTGTGGCCTTGGAGCTGCTCGGGAAAATGCTCGTGCGTGTCTTGGGCGGCGTCACCATGCGTGGCGTGATCACCGAGACAGAGGCGTACTTCGGGCCAGAGGATCCCGCAAGCCGGGCGAGGCACCGCAGGGGGAGGCTCACCGAGGCGATGAAAGGCCCGGCTGGCTACACACTCGTCTACGGGATCCACAGGCAGTGGCTGCTAAACGTGGTGGCGCACGCGGAGGGCGAGGCCGGCGCAGTGCTCATACGCTCGATCAAGACGGAGTTCGGGGAGGTGAGGGGTCCCGGACGCGTGACACGCTACATGATGATCGACAAATCGATGCACCAGCAACCGGTTTTCTCACCCTCAAGCCCGTTGCAGGTTCAGACGTATAAGGTCCTTCCGGATGATTGCGTAGAGAGGAAGAAAAGAATCGGGGTTAGCAGGGATCTCGATACGCCGTTGAACTTTTCGGTAAAAAAGGACTGTAAAGCTATGTTGTAG
- a CDS encoding trimethylamine methyltransferase family protein: MPRPALTLLSRDEVEELHSKALSLLEKVGVFFEDKGVERLLTQNGLELRNGRVLFTESCIKEALSKAPKRIPLYDREGRPVSVLGEGRTVFNPGSAAIKILDFGASEPRNPTLKDLRDLVILVDALKGFKAQSTALVPSEVPNEVKDAERLYVVLKYSAKPIVTGAFTVENLPLMVEMLKAVREDYRTRPFAIFDVCPTPPLNWSRVTSRNLVDLARLGVPAEIISMPGLGGTSPVTVYGALVQHHAEVLSGIALSQIVSPGAPVIYGGSPTLIHPYYGTAVITSPESVLVTLAYRDLARHFSLPVHGYLGLSDSKAVDYQAGAEAAYTAVLAAVAGFDVASGPGMLEFESVQSLEKLVLDNEVCMLADRIARGFSPDAEVVEVIREVVLEKRGNFLAHKHTRSRYREELHLPKVWDVASRGKEAKQSLLHWAHEEVLRTLREHAPPILDGDRLARLNSVRKVLWERVGQRPPDV; encoded by the coding sequence ATGCCCAGGCCGGCTCTCACGCTCCTCTCGCGGGACGAGGTAGAGGAACTGCACTCGAAGGCGCTCAGCCTGCTCGAGAAGGTCGGTGTCTTCTTCGAGGACAAGGGGGTGGAGAGGCTTCTCACGCAAAACGGCCTCGAGCTCAGAAACGGCCGCGTGCTGTTCACGGAGAGCTGCATCAAGGAGGCTCTCTCGAAGGCGCCGAAACGGATCCCCCTCTACGACAGGGAGGGGAGGCCCGTCTCAGTGCTGGGTGAGGGGAGGACTGTCTTCAACCCCGGCTCAGCGGCCATCAAGATACTGGACTTCGGCGCGAGCGAGCCCCGCAACCCCACTCTGAAGGACCTTCGCGACCTCGTGATACTCGTCGATGCGCTCAAGGGCTTCAAGGCCCAGAGCACGGCCCTAGTGCCCTCAGAGGTGCCGAACGAGGTTAAGGACGCCGAGAGGCTCTACGTCGTGCTGAAGTACTCCGCGAAGCCCATCGTTACCGGGGCTTTCACCGTCGAAAACCTCCCTCTGATGGTGGAGATGCTCAAAGCCGTGAGGGAGGACTACCGCACTAGGCCATTCGCCATCTTCGACGTGTGCCCAACCCCGCCGCTGAACTGGAGCAGGGTTACCTCGAGGAACCTCGTAGACCTAGCAAGGCTCGGTGTTCCAGCCGAGATCATATCGATGCCCGGGCTTGGCGGCACATCCCCTGTCACCGTCTACGGCGCGCTGGTCCAGCACCACGCCGAGGTCCTAAGCGGCATCGCGCTCAGCCAGATCGTCTCGCCCGGCGCGCCGGTCATCTACGGGGGGTCGCCGACGCTGATCCACCCCTACTACGGCACAGCGGTGATAACCTCACCAGAGTCCGTCCTGGTCACGCTGGCGTACAGGGACCTGGCTAGGCACTTCTCGCTCCCAGTGCACGGCTACCTCGGGCTCAGCGACTCAAAGGCTGTAGACTACCAGGCAGGGGCGGAAGCCGCCTACACGGCGGTCCTAGCGGCTGTAGCGGGGTTCGACGTCGCGTCTGGGCCGGGAATGCTCGAGTTCGAGAGCGTCCAGTCTCTCGAGAAGCTAGTACTGGACAACGAGGTTTGCATGCTGGCGGATAGGATCGCCCGGGGCTTCAGCCCCGACGCAGAGGTGGTAGAGGTTATCAGGGAGGTGGTCCTCGAGAAGAGAGGCAACTTCCTAGCCCACAAGCACACCAGGTCGAGGTACAGGGAGGAGCTACACCTGCCCAAAGTCTGGGACGTCGCGTCGAGAGGAAAGGAGGCGAAGCAGTCCCTGCTTCACTGGGCCCACGAGGAGGTGCTGCGGACGCTCAGGGAGCACGCACCGCCTATACTCGACGGGGACAGGCTGGCTAGACTGAACAGCGTAAGGAAGGTGCTATGGGAAAGAGTTGGCCAACGCCCCCCCGACGTTTAA